In Brassica napus cultivar Da-Ae unplaced genomic scaffold, Da-Ae ScsIHWf_1230;HRSCAF=1757, whole genome shotgun sequence, the genomic stretch tttctcaagctGGTTTAGCTTTAGTAGGCCTGGGATTTTTATCCATAACCGAatacccgaaccggaaccgacccgaaatggaccggttcggttcggtttcggttctagGCAATTTATCCGATGGATATTAGTGTTAATTATCCatgggtatcggttcggttccggtttttacccgaaaccgaacgggtacccgtttAACCCGAATTCTATGcttaaaaaacatagatttgtaTCTTTCGAGGGTTGAACCCGGGTTGGATAGGCAAAGCAACAACTGCAATACCACTAGACTAGTTCAACTTCGTTGTATTTAATAcatattactaatatatatacgatttctattaaatttttttaaaaaaataaaataaataaataaaaaactggtatataattattttattttgtaaatatttatataattcacaTAAGAAACGGGtacccggaaccgacccgaaaccgGTAGTACCCGATccgaaacccgaaccgaaatttactAAGTACCCATTGGGTATAGAATTCATTTATCCGAAAAACCCGGACCCGATCAGAtcttatccgaacccgaaccgaatatCCGAAGTCCCAGCCCTAAGCTTTAGCTAtgttttcctataaatataaaatcagaTCAATAGTTCAAAACAGTGTCCACCACACCACAacctttcaaaaaaaaaataatcttgttCTCTTTACTTTTGTAAAGTAGTTTACTTGCATATATGTACAATCAATATGTCTAAATGGATCACGGATACTTatacgtctttttttttttgataaggcTTATACGTCTTTCTTCCGATTATCTGTTTTCATACAATACCAACTTTTCTTACTATATATTGTTATTCCTCCAAAGAATACTTGCTAACAGAGTTTTATGCTATCAGATACTGATTTCATTTTTGAAacgaattttaaaaatcatgttGAACGAATGGTTTGCATAcataaattgataaatattattaccaaatcttgttttgttttctaaaaattaacttaaataaTTTCGTCAGTTACGTTGATTTCTCAATTAAAAATCTGCAACCATTGGATGCTGATAAAGCCCATTATACTATTTCTGCGTTGAACTTGCAGTTTGATGCTTGTGGTGACTCCTATTTGCTATTTGATGTATagtatcctactatataaaagggactaaatccCTCATTTCTAAGCCATGCCACATAGGTAAAATATTATGAACCAATCAAGATGCCATGTCATCCGGATTGggtttgagttaaaaaaaaagttatttttaaagTCCATTCGACCCATCTCGAAGCCCATTCCCAGCCACTCTCTCACAAGCATAATCCCGTGTTTTAAACATCccgtgttaaattttttaaaacactcaaatcttagaaatagtttagaaaatatatttatataaattttttttcttgaataatatttaattataattttttgtatttttttaacttttataataaaaatattgttttcagatagcaacaaaaaatatataaaattgtcttattttttaaatttttctataattttattatattattttagaatcaaatatttaatattaatataacatataaacttcatatgattaaaataaaatttatttttaattatatatataattcattaagggtattgttttaattaacacattaacgaatcagttagaaattaataataaatcaataacctatcaaaaagtctaaaacctaataaaatatgacaaataagaaaaactaactaaattttaatataaaatagaaatttaatattactaaaataaaattcatttttaatatatataatattaattaaggatatttttaaattaataaattagtgagttagctaaaaataaataataaatcaatgatttagctaaaacctaaaaaaaacatgacaaataagcaaatttactaaaattatggataatataaaatatgattgattctttaatacgaaattaaaataaaagttttgttaaataaaacataagtttgCCGTAccggtgttacaaaaaaaaacaatcattaatAGTGTCATAGGAATTATGTCTTTCCCATTAGCGAATAAAATTGAAGCAGAGTGTTGGAGGATAGCTCAACGTATAGACGAGTTTATGGAGATTGATATGGGAGTTGAGGTAACAGACACAACTGTTCCTCTGGAAAAAAACGCTCCTGCTAGACATCCTGGATAAATGAAAGAGACATATCTGGACTTGGCTTTGTGTTAATGGATGGTGACTTTCTAATGATGTTTGGAGCAAAGGCAGATATACACGCACCAAATCACCACTGCAGGCGGAAGCTGAAGGTTTGCTATGGGTAATGCAAGTGATACTGAAGTTTGGACACAGAGAGATGGTCTTTCAATCGACTGTGAACAACTGGTTATACTCATTCAAAAGGAGGAAAATTAACCTGCATTGGACTCGGAGCTCGACGAAATACAGGCTGTATCCAAAGAATTTTCTGAACTTTCTATTGCTTATATTCctagatctttaaaatttcgTACGAATAGCCTAACAAAAGGTGTCCGATCACGCGCATCTCGATCAGCTTTTGTAAACCCTTTTGCACCAAGTTGGCTAGCCCCACAAGCTAGCATGAGGGTgccaaaaaagagaataaagttaaaagtgaaactaaatatctcaatgaacaaatttatcagAAATCCACATTTATGTAGATGTCTATATgggacaaacaatttttttagccaattataaaatatagtcacgaaaatcaatcctaaaatatataattttaaaaaatcatttaaacaaacatcaaattttttaatattacaccaaataagaatataaagaccaACTATATTTTCTTCGTGTATAATGTGTTGTAGtaagattcaaaaaaattaacttactttacagtaaggaaaaattagatttttaattccaaatttacagtaaaaacataacattttataaaactaaacaattaacataatagtacaaaaatatgaaaaaaaatcaaaatactatccgcgcgtagcgcggacaaggaCCTAGtaactataaaattaataacGGAAGATCACAGCTAATTGTACAAGTATATGATAATCAATGTCGAATGATGTCAAgagaaaatatatcaaatatctAATGTTTAAAGCTCTTAAGTTTTAACCGATTGGACAAGTcacattttaaaagaaaatttatccTTTTACCTATAAAATCACACTATCTAAAGCAAGAagaatctaatctattaaaaaaatatataaattaagattAACCCTTAAATCTGCACAATATTTATAACTTAATAccattgaaataattaaatgaacttatttttatgtaatttttgtttttttctaaaattaataaagtaataattACTCTTAGTTCTATGTTTTTCAtgtctttttcaaaattaataaaacctttcctaaattaaattcacaatcaattcaatataaatattttaacttatCTATTTCATATTAACATTATAAACACTAATGAATATCAATAATAtgcacaaaatatttatgtaacaaTATAAGTTACATTTTGTCTCATTCTCCCCCACAATTCACGttactcttcattttttttgaacaaattcttctttttaccaatataaataTAGTACATGCAccattataattatttaccAACTTaacatgtatataaaataatttattagacattatcgtaaaattttgatccacaaaataaaaaaaaaataaaaaatttgtatagATGCACGgatcatattctaaaaatggTGGTAATACAATTGACGGTTTACAagacaaaataaatttaaacaaaatataaactataaaactaTCGTGCttataaatgttattaaataattatttaacacatgtaaaattttaaaatatatactatcacttagacaaaataatttatttacaaaagtaAAAGCAAACATCCACAAAGTCATGGTTTAAATGTACACAAAATTAAGCCTAATTATAATTTCTTATCAGttacatcaaatttatattttcattttattttcttacatatttaaatcttaatttatatatgttccaaatttgatagaagtttaacaatcattttatttacttacaaatattatagctaatgtatcatttataaataacatGCTAATTCACAATTATCTAtttttgtactttttatttaaaattttgttcgCTATATATCTTAGACATGgatctaattatataaatgttatattctttttatataataccCAATATCGGTGATACATTTTACtctaaaatgctaaaatataaaattaagtataaatatattatttacatttaCAAATATGACTATATTTACAGATATATCAttaaatacaaacacaaattaAATTTTCGCGCGGTCGGGCGGATCAAAGTCTGGTTATATTTAAAAGCAAAGTCTTAGACTAGGGAGCAAACTTGAAAATATGCAAAAAATGATTGTAAATTAACGAAAGAAcactatattataaataaactgGAGTTATGTCAGATTCAGAGTCATTACTCATTAATTATCTTAatcattcatcatcatcatcatcatcatcatcattcgtCAGCATCAGCATCATCGTCATCTAAAATCGAATAATGTTAAGAGTTTTCTAATGTAATTTCTTTTTCCCCACCAATCCCGCCGATTAAGTTTTCACGACAACATCGATCAGATCTAATCACActttatcaaatatatttagtttttatatttttttcctataaaacaaatttgaagTAATACGTATCATCTGGAACAATGTCATGATTTGGACAGACATCGACTACCGTGCTAATCTTTGAACTAAAAATGCCTTAAACATTATGACCAAAGGTGCATTATTATTTGGTTTACCGTTTACATTACaatgataatattttgattagaTAGACATTTCAGATTTTGGTTAATTAATAAAAGAATAAGCGGCCACTCATATTcttgtttataatttatagtctCTGTTTCTTATTACTTGATGTtttactttaaatattaaaaaaaaaactaatttatcaAAAGCATTACTAAATTACAATATAAACAATAAGAAAAATTCAATTGATTACAcggtttttgataaagttaaattTACATAGATTTATGCAAACTTCATCTATTACGAAACAACAAAACTTctctaaaacatcaaaaatatattgaaagagTATTATTTTTGGTATTAGATCTTGTAATtccatttattataataaattttcagATAAATGACATTTGACAaccattttaaattatatacaatACATGATTATATGTGAGAGTGACTATACGATATACACATGTCCCATATATAGCCATTGCTATCACGAGATTTGTCAATAACAGTAATAGTGTTCAACCACAAATGTCATAGGAGCGGGGCCAAATAAATACTCAATATCGGGTTTTTCTAAAGTTGAGTACGTTTGACGTGACAAAAATGTGGGGTTTTCTTTACTTATCTCGTGTACCATTAACTAAAAGTTGAATATGTATAAGAGATAAGGACAAAATTGATTAGACGTTCTACGATGGTATTCTGTTTATTTTTGGCTTTCGATTGTTGCTATCGCGTTGTGGACCaattcatgttttcttgtaaatgaataaatatgttACATATCCAGTCAATCAAAGTACTTTGTTATTGTGCCGTCGGAATTAAAAACTCAGATGAAACTATTGTGGAGTATACTGTAACCAAACTAGCCATTGTACTAATTCAGTTCTAATATAACcaaactattataatatagattgcGCTAgtctaagaaaattaaaattctctAAACTAGCAAATATTTAACCAGCAAAGAATTTTATAATAGCAATAGACACTTTTTCTAATCATCTAAATTATTCTTctaatatattatgaaaataattataaataaatttgtacatagaattttattgttttcacaAAAATCCACAATCAACATATTTGTTTGCAACAAATGCACGTAAAAATGTGATTTGGATATTTGTAGTTAAATGTCAATATCGGTGTGAAATATTCAAACCCTTTGTTGATGAGACTGTTTTACTATCCGGGTCTAAGCACAACAAGACAGAATATTTGTCTAGGTTCCCAAAAACTTAGTGGCAACATTATTAGACCCCCAACTAATTGAGAACATTGCAGGGATACATCACTGGTAAGCTTTGAGTTTTCCATGTATTTAGATTAAAAGTGGACTCTGAATCTTGCAAAGCTTAAACAACAAATCGAACACGGAATTTTATTGTTATGATTTAAGTGCACGAGGCACGTGATTCGTTTGCTATATACAGACACAGACACAGACACAGACACAGACACCTAACACATTACAAAGGTAAGAAGAGTAAGACGCGCTTTACGCATCAACAGAGACACTAACAGCATTGAGCTCGACATGTTGTCTACCATCGTTTTGTGAATGGACTGTTAACGTCGCACGAGCTTCAGCTCGAGGGTTTTGATCATCCCCGGGCCGAGACACTGATATGGAGCTAACGGTTGACGCGGCTGTGCCATTATCGTTGTTGTCGTCTGATGTGAAGTCCCATGATTCTTTCACGGAAGCAACCTCCAGACCGTTTTCGTGGTGTTCCTCCATTTCGAGTGAGGTGGGAAGGATGACGTAATCGTTTATCGGGTTGTAGAACGGGTCGGGTTCCCCTACGTTTAGCCATTGTTTGAGCATCCGGAAGACACGGTGGTCGTTGAGGATCCCACGGTGCTCACCTGGGACTCCAACTCTAGCTACTGCTTCAAGCCCATCCGCCTAGAGAAAGACACAACACAATCAAAGGAACCGTTAgaaattatcaaattaaatattttatgagaaACACAATAATGCAACATACCATGGCAGATTCAACCGGGACTGTGCCATCACCATCAACACATATATACGTCGGCTGAGATTACAAGATCAGAACATGAGTTTCTTGCCTATAACAATGATAGTTGATACCTGAAAAAGGATGAACTATGCGGTTACCTGGAAGTATCTTAGGTTTGTTAGATCTTTGACAGGCATCTTCTCATTCCCATAGCTGCAGAGGGGTACATCAGTACATGTATCGAATTTAGAAAAGGTAGCACAAATAAACACTCGAAAACTGAGAcctcaaataaaaaaacattaccaAACACTATGAGGAGTTTCTAAATTGGTCCCATATATGTTATAGAATTTGACTTTAGGAGGAAGCTTTGCAGAGTGTAGCACTCTCTTGGTTTCGTTAGCCCACTCCATGATCTCCCAGTTAAAAGGAAGATCGATGGACTCTCCATTATAATCAGCCTGAAAATTTGAGAGGAGAGAAGGATCAGTCAATGCAACCTCTGTGCGTTCGTCATTTGATGAAAGATGGTGGAAAGCATGTAACTTACTTTATTATCAGAAAGAGACTTTGTGAAAACTTCAAGGCTTTCCAGACTACGATAAGACTCGAGAACAACACCTGAGGTGCCAGCTCCATCATTGCTCTCTTTCTCTCGCCAAAGCTCTAAAACGGGAGGGAGTTCCCATTTGAAATAAGGGCAACACATCAGCTCGTATATGGATGGACACTCAATAAGCTGAAACAAGGAGAAAACTTGTATCAGAAGATATATAATCAAAAGGGATTATTGTTAACTCATCAGTTTACCAGTTGATGCATGCTCCATTTTGATACGAAAAAGTTCTGTTCCCAGCCATTCACAAATGACATTCCATTCAGTAAAGTCGATGTGATATATCCAGGAGCACCTGAAACCAACAACCAATCAGTCTGGTAACTGTCTCTCGTACAATTCATAAGTACTACTAAAAGTCTGTGAAGTTACCTCGAAATGGAGCAGCAATAGCAATCCAATTCTGTACATACTTCTCGAAtatctaataagaaaaaaaaaaatcagattgaGATGTAAAGATAACATTAGAActgaattatatataaatatacatacatCAGTGTGCAGACTCATGAAACATTTCACCAACAGTCCTCCCATAGAATGACTGATAACATTAATCTTCTTCTCTCCTGAAGCTTTGTAAACTGATTCCAACTTCTCAGCAAATAAGTCCATAATTTCCTGCAGCCTATATACCATTTACAAACACCAAAACTGTTAATAAACTAATCAGTTAAGAAGAGAGATATGTTGTTTTAACACCTGTTGCTTTGGcgaaaatcaaaaccaaaaccaaaaagggTTTTGCCTTCTTCGAATCCCCAACCAAGCATCTCAACAATCATCTCATGGAAGTAGAACACTGACTCGCGTCCAACCATCTACACAAAAGTCTTTGTCTTGATCAACAATCTACACAAAGTTAACGTGGAGAGACTATATAAACATTTACCATATCAGGGTCTAAGACATCGATTGCAAGCAGACCAGCTCTGTCTTGAGGAACCACAATACTCGTGTTTGCGTCGAGAGTGATCGTTTTACCTGTTCCACATGAAAACGTTTCCTCAGAAGCTTAGACAAAGCTAAAAGCTCATGACTTTTctataaaaaaggaaactttttttttttaccagttGAAGGATCGAAGCGAGACCACATCTTTGTTCGAAACTCGTGGTCTGCACCGAAGATTCTGACCCAGACACGCTCTTCTTTCCCGGAGTCATGATCAACGGCGTTGAGAATGGAGCCGGCGATACCCGGGACGAGGAGAACCGGGTCGAGATTCGGGTCAACATAGGGTGTCGTCTGGGTCGAATTCTTGAGCTTTAGAAAGGTCTCTACTGATCGAATGATCTCTTCCAATAATAGAGCCATTTGTTGAATCGATTTAAGAAAATCCAATTTggggaaattagggtttgtgaGAGATTTGAAGACAAAAGGGTCGAACTTTGGAATTTAAGCCGTACAAGTTAAGGAGGGAGAAAACAATCTTGTAATCtatatcaattaaataaattatttaatttttcaaatggaTAACAGATTGAAATAATTGACACTTCCaataacaaattaattaataatttaataatattatctgGGATTCCATTGGGATTATTAATTATTACGATATATTTATGGTTAATCACAGGCTTATTATATTTCACACAACCCCCTctattttgtttctgttttcaaTTTGTCTCTCTGATTTGGTCTTTATCAAAGAAGCCCACAACCTCAGGGCTCCCGGTTGAGATAGCAGCTGGAAAGTCCGGTTCTGGACTTTCAATTTTGTGGAGACAACCAACCAGTTACAGGATTGGAAAATTGTTTCCAAACTAAATAAAACATTTGAGTTAcaagatttttttaatcaacaaGGTCCCTATCAAGATTGTAAATCTTACATGGAGCCTTGCATTTCAGGAAAAGCAATGTTGTAGCCGGAGGAAAAGTTTATTTATGATCAGACCAACATTGTCTCAACTACTGAGACTGCAAACTGTAACATGATAAAACATCAAGCTTTTATTTTCCCAAAGCATACTACTCAAACATCACTTTGAAATGTTAAAAGACGCAAACTTTATTTGGCAACTTTCTGAAGACAGAAATCAACTCAAGTGtgaaaactttgttttttttattcatttggaGAATCTGTGTCGATCATGTGGCGAAGAGTAATCGATGTTTGGTCCATGAGGGATGATCCCAAAAGGGTTGATCG encodes the following:
- the LOC125596544 gene encoding lecithin-cholesterol acyltransferase-like 4; its protein translation is MALLLEEIIRSVETFLKLKNSTQTTPYVDPNLDPVLLVPGIAGSILNAVDHDSGKEERVWVRIFGADHEFRTKMWSRFDPSTGKTITLDANTSIVVPQDRAGLLAIDVLDPDMMVGRESVFYFHEMIVEMLGWGFEEGKTLFGFGFDFRQSNRLQEIMDLFAEKLESVYKASGEKKINVISHSMGGLLVKCFMSLHTDIFEKYVQNWIAIAAPFRGAPGYITSTLLNGMSFVNGWEQNFFVSKWSMHQLLIECPSIYELMCCPYFKWELPPVLELWREKESNDGAGTSGVVLESYRSLESLEVFTKSLSDNKADYNGESIDLPFNWEIMEWANETKRVLHSAKLPPKVKFYNIYGTNLETPHSVCYGNEKMPVKDLTNLRYFQPTYICVDGDGTVPVESAMADGLEAVARVGVPGEHRGILNDHRVFRMLKQWLNVGEPDPFYNPINDYVILPTSLEMEEHHENGLEVASVKESWDFTSDDNNDNGTAASTVSSISVSRPGDDQNPRAEARATLTVHSQNDGRQHVELNAVSVSVDA